A genomic region of Nanoarchaeota archaeon contains the following coding sequences:
- a CDS encoding glutamate--tRNA ligase, which yields MQKKKQGGISLEIRKIALLNAVSFGGKANAKAVAGKVLASIPSARENIPETTALAEKICFEVSSMSIDAQNAELSKLKITVPEKKAKEEKKALPPLAGAISGKVVMRMAPNPNGPLHIGHSRMAILNDEYSKMYGGALILRFDDSDPKNKNKLPMKEAYAWIEEDLKWLGIKYGCVERVSARIPIYYNYFEQLFEKNGAYICTCKQDEWSETARVKRKQCPCRSISIAENQKRWNMMLEWKYKQGGAVARIKTSLSEKNPAVIDWVAFRIIDEPEHPLTDKSVKVWPMLDFASAIDDYEFKITHIVRGKDLAVSELRQRELYAHFCWKYPETRIYGKFVTTQDTVVSKTKINEGMREGKYTGFDDPQLATILAFRRRGIQPLAIREYVLALGISESETTFDMNILESINRKMVDSTAGRYFFVENPQKLAFDAHIEREVKIRKHPQHPEMGDRILRMSREIYLSKNDVVGDDFMLMGAMLPARIDGKKIKLLETANRRFIHWLPADDAQAINAEIKMPDGTAKKGFIEKNILSEKVGTVIQLERFGFARIDTIDKSKANIYVLLYYTHK from the coding sequence ATGCAGAAGAAAAAACAGGGTGGCATTTCTTTAGAGATTAGGAAAATCGCGCTCTTAAACGCAGTTTCGTTTGGAGGGAAAGCGAATGCAAAAGCAGTTGCAGGAAAGGTTCTTGCAAGCATTCCATCTGCCAGGGAGAATATTCCCGAAACAACGGCGCTTGCCGAAAAAATATGCTTCGAAGTAAGTTCCATGTCAATTGACGCGCAGAATGCAGAGCTGTCCAAACTGAAAATAACGGTTCCCGAAAAAAAGGCAAAGGAAGAAAAAAAAGCGCTTCCGCCGCTTGCTGGCGCTATTAGCGGAAAAGTCGTTATGCGCATGGCGCCGAATCCGAACGGCCCGCTCCATATAGGTCACTCTCGCATGGCAATACTGAATGACGAATACTCGAAAATGTATGGCGGCGCGCTTATTCTGCGATTTGACGACAGCGATCCGAAAAACAAGAACAAGCTGCCTATGAAAGAGGCATATGCCTGGATTGAAGAGGATTTGAAATGGCTTGGAATAAAATACGGTTGTGTAGAGCGCGTTTCAGCCCGAATTCCAATATACTATAACTATTTCGAACAATTGTTTGAAAAAAACGGCGCGTATATCTGCACCTGCAAGCAGGATGAATGGAGCGAAACTGCGCGAGTTAAAAGAAAGCAGTGCCCGTGCAGAAGCATTTCAATTGCAGAGAACCAAAAGCGATGGAATATGATGCTTGAGTGGAAATATAAGCAGGGTGGCGCAGTTGCCCGAATAAAGACATCTCTCTCTGAAAAGAATCCGGCAGTTATTGACTGGGTGGCATTCCGCATAATCGATGAGCCCGAGCATCCACTAACAGACAAATCCGTGAAAGTCTGGCCAATGCTTGATTTTGCCTCGGCAATTGACGATTATGAATTCAAGATAACGCATATTGTGCGCGGAAAAGACCTTGCTGTGTCAGAGCTGCGCCAAAGAGAATTATATGCGCATTTTTGCTGGAAATACCCCGAAACGCGCATATATGGAAAATTTGTCACAACCCAAGATACTGTTGTTTCAAAGACGAAAATAAATGAAGGCATGCGAGAGGGAAAATACACCGGATTTGACGACCCTCAGCTTGCCACAATACTGGCTTTCCGGCGGCGCGGAATTCAGCCTCTCGCAATACGTGAATATGTGCTTGCGCTCGGTATTTCAGAAAGCGAAACCACATTTGACATGAATATTCTTGAAAGCATCAACCGCAAGATGGTTGATTCAACAGCAGGAAGATACTTTTTTGTTGAAAATCCGCAAAAATTGGCATTTGACGCACATATTGAGCGGGAAGTTAAAATCAGGAAACATCCCCAGCACCCTGAAATGGGCGATCGCATACTGCGGATGTCGCGCGAAATATATCTCTCAAAAAACGATGTGGTGGGAGATGATTTTATGCTGATGGGCGCAATGCTTCCTGCAAGAATCGATGGAAAAAAAATAAAGCTGCTTGAAACTGCGAACCGGCGTTTTATACACTGGCTTCCTGCAGATGATGCGCAGGCAATTAATGCAGAGATAAAGATGCCTGACGGGACTGCAAAAAAAGGATTTATTGAAAAAAACATACTTTCTGAAAAAGTTGGCACAGTGATTCAATTGGAGCGCTTTGGATTTGCGCGCATCGATACTATCGACAAATCTAAAGCTAATATATATGTTTTGCTATATTATACACACAAGTGA
- a CDS encoding DUF523 domain-containing protein, whose translation MKLCSACLLGINCKYDGKSRADERVIKLLKTEILIPVCPEQLGGLPTPREPAELRAEKVITSSGKDITNSCFDGANEVLKLVKLLGIKEAILKQRSPSCGSGQVKMLSGEIVRCDGILASLLKKNGITVISEERV comes from the coding sequence ATGAAATTATGTAGTGCATGTTTGCTTGGAATAAACTGCAAGTATGATGGTAAAAGCAGAGCCGATGAGCGTGTAATCAAACTATTGAAAACTGAAATTCTAATTCCAGTTTGTCCTGAGCAATTAGGCGGTTTGCCGACACCCCGAGAGCCGGCAGAACTTAGAGCGGAGAAAGTCATTACTTCATCGGGCAAAGATATCACGAATAGTTGTTTTGATGGCGCAAACGAGGTTTTAAAATTGGTGAAATTGCTCGGCATTAAAGAAGCAATTTTGAAACAGAGAAGTCCTTCTTGCGGTTCAGGACAGGTTAAAATGTTATCTGGCGAAATCGTTAGATGTGATGGGATTTTGGCATCTTTATTAAAGAAAAATGGAATAACTGTAATTTCTGAGGAGCGCGTATAG
- a CDS encoding UbiA family prenyltransferase — translation MANLKAGIEITRIVNCFFAGISALAAFYIESASLDYFFSAAALLTFISVILLCAAGNIFNDYFDIESDCINKPNRPIPSGRIQKNEAMALGIILAFFGIASAFRLNTSALILAAINLAMLYTYSRIKETTPFGNFIVAYLAGSVFLFGGLAANSIKSIWILALLSGFVTLAREITKDIEDIKGDKFRKTTLATYYGDKTAGIIAGVILIASIFLSILPLQMNLFSKNYLYVIFVADCIFAYCAYRLVADPAKYASDNARLEKVGMWVALAAFIAGTI, via the coding sequence ATGGCAAACTTAAAAGCAGGCATTGAAATAACCCGGATAGTTAACTGTTTTTTTGCCGGAATATCTGCGCTTGCGGCTTTTTATATTGAAAGCGCTTCTTTGGATTATTTCTTTTCAGCAGCCGCGCTATTGACGTTTATTTCTGTGATTCTTTTATGCGCAGCAGGAAACATATTCAACGACTATTTCGACATTGAAAGCGATTGTATAAACAAGCCAAACAGGCCAATACCTTCCGGAAGAATACAAAAAAACGAGGCGATGGCTCTTGGAATAATTCTTGCGTTTTTTGGAATAGCTTCGGCATTCCGCCTAAATACAAGCGCATTAATTCTTGCAGCAATAAACTTAGCAATGCTTTACACATACAGCAGGATTAAGGAAACAACGCCTTTTGGAAACTTTATTGTGGCATATCTTGCGGGCTCTGTATTTCTTTTCGGCGGATTAGCCGCAAATTCAATAAAAAGCATCTGGATTCTTGCGCTTCTTTCGGGGTTTGTGACTTTAGCACGCGAAATAACAAAAGACATTGAAGATATTAAAGGCGATAAATTCAGGAAAACCACGCTTGCAACGTATTATGGCGATAAAACTGCCGGCATTATTGCGGGAGTTATACTTATAGCATCTATATTTTTGAGCATATTGCCGCTGCAGATGAATCTTTTCAGCAAAAACTACCTCTACGTCATCTTTGTCGCAGACTGTATTTTCGCATATTGCGCATATCGCCTTGTGGCAGACCCGGCGAAATACGCAAGTGATAACGCGCGCCTTGAAAAAGTCGGCATGTGGGTGGCTTTGGCGGCATTCATTGCAGGGACGATTTAA
- a CDS encoding winged helix-turn-helix domain-containing protein: MELDRNTIKALSAETRLKILKTLAKQKKMPSELSREIGVSPSTVVGHLQNLESAGLVKRVETGHKWVYYTPTDKGRYLVQPRVPLQLALTLAAGIITASFGFLRFFSGGALSSSMQKAATSESVQTTASQAVLGAPEAALDSAGTASQSLPTDWIAIAMIVAGVAIIAYGIYNINNEKRMNLKSKHV; this comes from the coding sequence ATGGAGCTAGACCGCAACACAATAAAAGCGCTTTCTGCAGAAACGCGGCTAAAAATACTGAAAACGCTTGCAAAACAGAAGAAGATGCCGTCGGAACTGTCAAGAGAAATCGGCGTTTCCCCGTCAACTGTAGTCGGGCACCTCCAAAATCTTGAATCCGCCGGCCTTGTGAAGCGTGTTGAAACCGGGCACAAGTGGGTGTACTACACGCCAACTGACAAAGGCAGGTATTTAGTTCAGCCGCGCGTCCCTCTTCAACTGGCGCTGACGCTTGCCGCAGGCATCATAACGGCTTCTTTCGGATTCTTAAGATTTTTTTCGGGTGGCGCGCTTTCTTCATCAATGCAAAAAGCAGCAACGTCCGAATCAGTCCAGACTACTGCATCTCAGGCCGTATTAGGTGCGCCAGAGGCTGCTTTAGACTCTGCCGGCACTGCATCGCAAAGCCTGCCTACGGACTGGATTGCAATAGCAATGATCGTGGCAGGCGTTGCCATTATAGCATACGGCATATACAACATAAATAATGAAAAAAGAATGAATTTAAAATCAAAACATGTATAA
- a CDS encoding site-2 protease family protein, producing MTKITFSTEEIRDIAISTIALGIIFSIGPGFSFAEAGLITVIVALSFIPHELAHKFAAVHYKCFAQYEMWKNGLIMALLLAIVTNGGFVFAAPGAVVIYTVFQSRHGLHQIVLSPRQNGIISIAGPLTNMFIAALFFIFAPTFFLTKSIVYINTFLAAFNLLPIPPLDGSKVFYWNKFVWLGMMLFAGGILIST from the coding sequence ATGACAAAGATAACATTCAGCACTGAAGAAATCCGAGATATCGCGATATCTACAATAGCGCTTGGCATAATCTTTTCAATAGGCCCTGGTTTTTCTTTTGCAGAAGCCGGACTGATAACTGTAATAGTTGCCTTATCATTCATCCCGCATGAGCTCGCCCATAAGTTCGCTGCAGTGCATTATAAGTGCTTTGCGCAGTATGAAATGTGGAAAAACGGACTGATTATGGCTTTGTTGCTTGCAATTGTAACAAACGGCGGCTTTGTTTTCGCTGCGCCTGGTGCGGTAGTAATATACACTGTGTTCCAGAGCAGGCATGGTCTTCACCAGATTGTGCTCTCTCCAAGGCAAAATGGAATAATATCGATTGCAGGGCCGCTTACAAACATGTTCATCGCAGCGCTATTCTTTATTTTCGCGCCAACATTCTTCCTTACAAAAAGCATAGTCTATATCAACACATTCCTTGCAGCATTTAACCTGCTTCCGATACCGCCGCTTGACGGCTCAAAAGTGTTTTACTGGAACAAGTTTGTGTGGTTGGGAATGATGCTTTTTGCGGGCGGAATTTTGATTTCGACCTAA
- a CDS encoding glycosyltransferase family 4 protein, with amino-acid sequence MRVLMLGWFGSNANSGGMEVHIREICKNITSEELALTLIIPKGSIRIPRAKNIEIVEIPCTMRAKSIEDIIKNVSKFNKNIVQAFEARGFAFDIIHSHDWLCVPAAKALRKKSKKPWVHTIHSLEHIRAGEETNSKISRIEKSGILGADKIITVSNLMKKEMLKKYKTAPEKIEVIRNYTSMTLDKLDENNRIARKKRVLFVGRLALQKGIETLISAFPQILKKYPDTKLIIAGSGNLKNSLIALSKINGIEKSVLFKGHVTEKELKALYRNASVFVSPSVFEPFGITLLDSAEFGAPIIATKDTGAREIFSSESVAIVEPLKKGALAKKIAALLDSENKRAIMAKNAKHDLLASDSWKDISEKTKKAYMKAIANQ; translated from the coding sequence ATGCGCGTTCTTATGCTTGGCTGGTTTGGAAGCAATGCGAATAGCGGTGGAATGGAAGTCCATATTCGCGAGATTTGTAAAAATATTACATCAGAAGAACTGGCACTAACGCTCATCATCCCAAAAGGATCGATACGCATTCCTCGCGCGAAAAATATTGAAATTGTTGAAATCCCGTGCACTATGCGCGCAAAATCAATCGAAGACATTATAAAAAATGTTTCTAAGTTCAATAAAAACATCGTGCAGGCATTTGAGGCGCGCGGATTTGCATTTGACATCATTCATTCGCATGACTGGCTGTGCGTTCCGGCGGCAAAGGCGCTTCGCAAAAAAAGCAAAAAGCCGTGGGTCCATACAATTCATTCGCTTGAGCATATACGCGCGGGCGAGGAAACAAATTCAAAAATTTCAAGAATAGAAAAATCCGGAATACTTGGCGCCGATAAAATAATAACGGTAAGCAATCTCATGAAAAAAGAGATGCTGAAAAAATACAAAACAGCTCCTGAAAAAATCGAAGTAATCAGAAATTACACAAGCATGACACTTGATAAACTTGACGAAAATAACCGCATTGCGCGCAAAAAAAGAGTTCTTTTTGTCGGACGCCTTGCGCTGCAAAAAGGCATTGAAACGCTCATATCGGCGTTTCCGCAAATCCTTAAAAAATACCCCGACACAAAACTCATAATTGCCGGCAGCGGAAATCTGAAAAACAGCCTTATCGCGCTTTCGAAAATAAACGGGATTGAAAAAAGCGTTTTATTCAAAGGGCATGTAACTGAAAAAGAGCTGAAAGCGCTTTACCGGAATGCGTCTGTTTTTGTCTCGCCTTCTGTTTTTGAGCCGTTCGGAATAACGCTTCTTGATTCTGCAGAATTTGGCGCACCAATCATTGCAACAAAAGACACCGGCGCACGTGAAATATTCAGCAGTGAAAGTGTTGCTATTGTCGAACCGCTTAAAAAAGGCGCGCTTGCAAAAAAAATAGCGGCGCTTCTTGACAGCGAAAATAAGAGAGCGATTATGGCTAAAAACGCAAAACATGATTTGCTGGCGTCTGACAGCTGGAAAGACATATCTGAAAAAACAAAAAAGGCCTACATGAAGGCCATCGCAAACCAGTAA
- a CDS encoding beta-propeller domain-containing protein: MSKNCNAGFCGKKAFGSALAGLGIVFLIIVAYSAIHYSSLDQPQASPGLKKIASLEELQKYLAENSDTSGYGYGGLIARSAMVTEQMAVTGASKSASDNSAPEVGGAPDYSQTNIQVAGVDEADIVKNDGKYIYTVSGNSIIIVEASPAENAKVLSKIDFNGSVNEIFLNGDRLVIFGQVYENYAEPMPREKEIAGSSKLADVSIARMPPIMYSSKTTIKIYDVADRNNPSILSGVSLEGNYYDSRMIGNYVYVIANQPTYYLYDAKNNVTVPRIYANGKAVSTAFPDMYYFEYIPGNVFTTIASIDLDNPTDVESKILLTNYAQNMYVSEKNIYITYTKWMSEFDYIDRLVEIITPQVPSDVREKINAAMALEISKQTKMQAVTEILGKYTASLSFEERQAFEENTAVKMEELVNQIAKEREKTIIQKIAIDNGNIEYKTSGEVPGNTLNQFSMDEHNGYFRIATTTSGNGGFVPMGGGIVRAQTAIAEATASGATGNAVSSTSQNIGSEGISESSEGITWEEQQRIEQENPTKTIAEKRVAPPPQPTGPLNHVYVLDEDLNIVGKLQDIASGERIYSVRFLGDKAYMVTFRQIDPLFVIDLSVPQDPKVLGYLKIPGVSDYLHPYDETHIIGVGRDATEEGRITGMKLSLFDVSDVANPKEISKYVIGERGTDSEALRDHKAFLFSKEKNLLVIPVSEYHQVNVENTKPEFGDFWRSTYEQSAYVFNIDLANGISLKGKISHNKAPSTFNETMYNYNYDYNTQIRRSLYIDNALYTISQKLIKMNALDTLDEINKVELPFEEQNYYGGVVY, translated from the coding sequence ATGTCAAAAAATTGTAATGCGGGGTTTTGCGGCAAAAAAGCTTTCGGCAGCGCTCTTGCGGGTCTGGGCATTGTGTTCTTGATTATTGTGGCATATTCTGCCATACATTATAGCTCTCTTGATCAACCGCAAGCATCTCCAGGCCTAAAAAAAATAGCATCTCTTGAAGAGCTTCAAAAATATCTTGCCGAGAATTCAGATACTTCTGGATACGGCTATGGCGGATTAATAGCACGCTCTGCAATGGTTACCGAACAAATGGCAGTTACTGGCGCGAGTAAGTCTGCATCGGATAATAGCGCCCCTGAAGTTGGCGGAGCACCGGATTATTCCCAAACCAACATACAGGTCGCAGGCGTGGATGAGGCGGACATTGTAAAAAATGACGGAAAATATATTTATACGGTTTCTGGAAACAGCATAATTATTGTTGAGGCATCGCCCGCAGAAAATGCGAAAGTTCTATCAAAAATAGATTTTAATGGCAGTGTTAATGAAATATTTTTGAATGGCGACCGGCTTGTTATATTCGGGCAGGTTTATGAAAACTATGCAGAGCCGATGCCGCGTGAAAAAGAGATCGCAGGCTCATCAAAACTGGCGGATGTAAGTATTGCGCGCATGCCGCCGATAATGTATTCGTCAAAAACCACTATCAAAATCTATGATGTTGCTGACAGGAATAATCCGTCTATTTTATCAGGAGTTTCACTTGAAGGCAATTATTATGATTCGCGAATGATTGGAAATTATGTTTACGTCATAGCAAATCAGCCCACTTATTATTTGTATGATGCGAAGAACAACGTAACTGTGCCAAGAATATATGCAAACGGTAAGGCCGTTTCAACAGCATTCCCGGATATGTATTATTTTGAATACATCCCCGGAAACGTATTTACAACAATTGCTTCAATTGATCTTGACAATCCAACTGATGTTGAAAGCAAGATTCTTCTGACTAATTACGCCCAGAATATGTATGTTTCCGAGAAAAACATCTACATAACATATACAAAATGGATGAGCGAATTTGACTATATCGATAGATTGGTTGAAATAATAACGCCACAAGTTCCGTCAGATGTTCGGGAAAAAATAAATGCTGCAATGGCGCTTGAAATCAGCAAGCAGACAAAAATGCAGGCAGTGACAGAAATACTTGGTAAATATACTGCATCATTGAGTTTTGAAGAACGGCAGGCTTTTGAAGAAAATACGGCTGTAAAAATGGAAGAGCTTGTGAATCAGATTGCAAAGGAGCGCGAGAAGACAATCATCCAAAAAATCGCTATAGATAACGGAAACATAGAATACAAGACAAGCGGCGAAGTGCCCGGAAACACGCTAAATCAGTTTTCAATGGATGAGCACAACGGATATTTTAGAATTGCGACCACAACAAGCGGCAATGGCGGATTTGTTCCAATGGGTGGGGGTATTGTGCGTGCACAGACCGCAATTGCTGAAGCAACTGCATCTGGAGCAACAGGAAATGCGGTTTCTTCAACTTCACAGAACATTGGATCTGAAGGTATTTCAGAATCTTCTGAAGGCATAACCTGGGAAGAGCAACAAAGAATAGAGCAAGAGAATCCAACAAAAACAATTGCTGAAAAAAGAGTGGCTCCGCCACCTCAGCCGACAGGTCCGCTGAATCACGTATATGTTCTTGACGAGGATTTGAATATTGTCGGAAAGCTCCAGGATATCGCATCTGGCGAGCGTATTTATTCGGTACGATTCCTTGGCGATAAAGCCTATATGGTGACATTCAGGCAGATTGATCCATTATTTGTGATTGATTTGTCAGTTCCACAAGATCCGAAGGTATTGGGATACCTTAAAATACCCGGCGTATCGGATTATCTGCATCCTTACGATGAGACGCATATAATCGGAGTCGGAAGGGATGCAACAGAGGAAGGGCGAATAACCGGAATGAAGCTTTCATTGTTTGACGTATCTGATGTTGCCAATCCAAAAGAGATCTCAAAATACGTAATAGGTGAGCGCGGAACAGATTCAGAAGCATTGCGCGACCACAAAGCATTCCTTTTCAGCAAGGAAAAGAATTTGCTTGTTATTCCTGTTTCAGAATATCATCAGGTGAATGTTGAAAATACTAAGCCTGAATTTGGAGATTTCTGGCGAAGCACTTATGAACAATCAGCATATGTATTTAATATAGATTTAGCAAACGGAATTTCACTTAAAGGAAAAATAAGCCATAATAAGGCGCCGTCAACTTTTAATGAAACGATGTATAATTATAACTATGACTACAATACCCAGATACGCCGTTCGCTCTACATCGATAATGCGCTCTATACAATTTCGCAAAAGCTGATAAAGATGAACGCGCTGGACACGTTGGATGAAATCAACAAGGTGGAGTTGCCTTTTGAAGAGCAGAACTATTATGGCGGCGTAGTTTATTGA